One Spiroplasma endosymbiont of Cantharis nigra DNA segment encodes these proteins:
- a CDS encoding lipoprotein, whose protein sequence is MKKLLSLLGAAGLVATTSATVVACGGEKVVDKSLEISKLEAKTITINVGTKTDKAVVKSVSDAKDKSILTVAAGEVADNGDVVITVTPSELPTEKDVKEVLTVTYGVEKDGKQEVLTTTKINVTVKKEEATVPTLVKIETHVTVNELKITEVKTAEAYLTDVKGKNAKLEVAEVTATLTKAPKAAVEAEGENPVVPAVNGELTITVNEGSKVYEQGSIKIALNW, encoded by the coding sequence ATGAAAAAATTATTAAGTTTATTAGGAGCAGCTGGTTTAGTTGCTACAACAAGTGCAACAGTTGTTGCATGTGGTGGAGAAAAAGTAGTAGATAAATCTCTAGAAATTTCAAAACTTGAAGCAAAAACTATAACAATTAATGTTGGTACAAAAACTGATAAAGCAGTTGTTAAATCAGTATCTGATGCAAAAGATAAATCAATTTTAACAGTAGCTGCTGGTGAAGTTGCTGATAATGGTGATGTAGTAATTACTGTAACACCATCTGAATTACCAACTGAAAAAGATGTTAAAGAAGTTTTAACAGTTACATATGGTGTTGAAAAAGATGGAAAACAAGAAGTTTTAACAACAACAAAAATTAACGTTACTGTTAAAAAAGAGGAAGCTACAGTTCCTACATTAGTAAAAATTGAAACTCATGTAACAGTTAATGAATTAAAAATTACTGAAGTTAAAACTGCAGAAGCTTACTTAACAGATGTTAAAGGAAAAAATGCTAAATTAGAAGTTGCAGAAGTAACAGCTACATTAACAAAAGCTCCTAAAGCAGCTGTTGAAGCTGAGGGAGAAAACCCAGTTGTACCAGCAGTAAATGGTGAATTAACAATTACAGTTAATGAAGGTTCAAAAGTTTATGAACAAGGGTCAATTAAAATCGCTTTAAACTGATAA
- a CDS encoding lipoprotein, with translation MKKLLGLLGAAGLVATTSATVVACGKEDDGEKIESLEFSNLEPKKITINLGKKTDKAVVKSVSNVKESILTVTFGEVGDNGDVVVTITPSKLPKDKDVKETITITYGIEVEGKQNVLSTKKINVTVKKDTSVEVKEVLTNEVQSILDAAVKEKEFSTKQEAVNVVKAAQLGEGLQLDGEPTTKGDTGDVTVNVVVKAKDGYKIKDGEETKFSVIAKVTGVIKEVSTSGVKAALEATTSGKEFDNKQQAIDAVKKTQLAEGLEFDGDPTSEGETENITINVVVKATEGYKIKDGEETEFSVNAKIKIPLKEVSTSGVKAALDATTSGGEFDNKQAAIDAVKAAKLAEGLQIDGEPTSEGETEDITINVVVKATEGYVIKTGEETKFSVNAKIKVPLIEVSTSGVQSALELTTSGKEFGSKQEAIDAVKVAQLAEGLEIDGEPTSEGETEDITIKVVVKAKDGYVIKTGEETTFSVVAKIKSA, from the coding sequence ATGAAAAAATTATTAGGATTATTAGGAGCAGCTGGTTTAGTTGCTACAACAAGTGCAACTGTTGTTGCATGTGGTAAAGAAGATGATGGGGAGAAAATTGAAAGCTTAGAGTTTTCAAATCTTGAGCCTAAAAAAATAACAATAAATTTAGGGAAAAAAACTGATAAAGCAGTTGTTAAATCAGTATCAAATGTAAAAGAATCAATTTTAACAGTTACTTTTGGTGAGGTTGGTGATAATGGTGATGTAGTAGTTACTATAACACCATCTAAATTACCAAAAGATAAAGATGTTAAAGAAACTATAACAATTACATATGGTATTGAAGTTGAAGGGAAACAAAATGTTTTATCAACAAAAAAAATTAATGTTACTGTTAAAAAAGATACTTCAGTAGAAGTTAAAGAAGTTTTAACAAATGAAGTTCAAAGCATTTTAGATGCAGCAGTAAAAGAAAAAGAATTTAGTACTAAACAAGAAGCTGTTAATGTTGTTAAAGCTGCTCAATTAGGAGAAGGTTTACAACTTGATGGTGAACCTACGACTAAGGGTGACACAGGTGATGTAACTGTTAATGTTGTTGTGAAAGCAAAAGATGGTTACAAAATTAAAGATGGAGAAGAAACTAAATTCTCTGTTATTGCAAAAGTTACTGGAGTTATAAAAGAAGTTTCAACAAGTGGTGTAAAAGCTGCATTAGAAGCAACCACAAGTGGAAAAGAATTTGACAATAAACAACAAGCTATTGATGCTGTTAAAAAAACTCAATTGGCAGAAGGTTTAGAGTTTGATGGTGATCCTACAAGTGAAGGTGAAACTGAAAATATAACAATTAATGTTGTTGTGAAAGCAACAGAGGGTTATAAAATTAAAGATGGAGAAGAAACTGAATTCTCTGTTAATGCAAAAATTAAAATCCCTTTAAAAGAAGTTTCAACAAGTGGTGTAAAAGCTGCATTAGATGCAACTACAAGTGGAGGAGAATTTGATAATAAACAAGCTGCTATTGATGCTGTAAAAGCAGCTAAATTAGCAGAAGGTTTACAAATTGATGGTGAACCTACAAGTGAAGGTGAAACTGAAGATATAACTATTAATGTTGTTGTGAAAGCAACAGAAGGTTATGTTATTAAAACTGGAGAAGAAACTAAATTCTCTGTTAATGCAAAAATTAAAGTGCCTTTAATTGAAGTTTCAACAAGTGGTGTTCAAAGTGCATTAGAATTAACTACAAGTGGAAAAGAATTTGGTAGTAAACAAGAAGCTATTGATGCTGTAAAAGTAGCTCAATTGGCAGAAGGTTTAGAAATTGATGGTGAACCTACAAGTGAAGGTGAAACTGAAGATATAACTATTAAAGTTGTTGTAAAAGCAAAAGATGGTTATGTTATTAAAACTGGAGAAGAAACTACTTTCTCAGTCGTTGCTAAAATTAAATCAGCTTAG
- a CDS encoding lipoprotein, whose amino-acid sequence MKKLLGLLGAAGLVATTSATVVACGKEDDGEKIESLEFSNLESKKITINLGKKTDKAVVKSVSNVKESILTVTFGEVGDNGDVVVTITPSKLPKDKDVKETITITYGVEVEGKQNVLSTKKINVTVKKDTSVEVKEVLTNEVQSILDATVKEKEFSTKQEAVNVVKAAQLGEGLQLDGEPTTKGDTDDVTVNVVVKAKDGYKIKDGEETKFSVIAKVTGVIKEVSTSGVKAALEATTSGKEFETKQEAIDAVKAVKLAEGLQIDGEPTSEGETENITINVVVKAKEGYKIKDGEETEFSVNAKIKIPLKEVSTSGVKAALDATTSGKEFDNKQQAIEAVKAVKLAEGLELVGDPTTKGETEDITIDVVVKAKEGYKIKDGEETEFSVNAKIKIPLKEVSTSGVQSALEATTSGKEFDNKQKAIEAVKNAQLVEGLEVVGDPTTKGETEDITIDVVVKAKEGYKIKDGEETEFSVNAKIKIPLKEVSTSGVQSALEATTSGKEFDNKQKAIEAVKNAQLVEGLEVVGDPTTKGETEDITIDVVVKAKEGYKIKDGEETEFSVNAKIKIPLKEVSTSGVQSALEATTSGKEFDNKQKAIEAVKNAQLVEGLEFDGEPTSEGETENITINVVVKATEGYAIKTGEETEFSVSAKIKIPLKEVSTSGVQSALELATSGKEFDNKQQAIEAVKNAQLVEGLELVGEPTSEGETEDITIKVVVKAKDGYVIMTGEETTFSVAAKIKSA is encoded by the coding sequence ATGAAGAAATTATTAGGATTATTAGGAGCAGCTGGTTTAGTTGCTACAACAAGTGCAACTGTTGTTGCATGTGGTAAAGAAGATGATGGAGAAAAAATTGAAAGCTTAGAGTTTTCAAATCTTGAATCTAAAAAAATAACAATAAATTTAGGTAAAAAAACTGATAAAGCAGTTGTTAAATCAGTATCAAATGTAAAAGAATCAATTTTAACAGTTACTTTTGGTGAGGTTGGTGATAATGGTGATGTAGTAGTTACTATAACACCATCTAAATTACCAAAAGATAAAGATGTTAAAGAAACTATAACAATTACATATGGTGTTGAAGTTGAAGGGAAGCAAAATGTTTTATCAACAAAAAAAATTAATGTTACTGTTAAAAAAGATACTTCAGTAGAGGTTAAAGAAGTTTTAACAAATGAAGTTCAAAGCATTTTAGATGCAACAGTAAAAGAAAAAGAATTTAGTACTAAACAAGAAGCTGTTAATGTTGTTAAAGCTGCTCAATTAGGAGAAGGATTACAACTTGATGGTGAACCTACTACTAAGGGTGACACAGATGATGTAACTGTTAATGTCGTTGTTAAAGCAAAAGATGGTTACAAAATTAAAGACGGAGAAGAAACTAAATTCTCTGTTATTGCAAAAGTTACTGGAGTTATAAAAGAAGTTTCAACAAGTGGTGTAAAAGCTGCATTAGAAGCAACCACAAGTGGAAAAGAATTTGAAACTAAACAAGAAGCTATTGATGCTGTAAAAGCAGTTAAATTAGCAGAAGGTTTACAAATTGATGGTGAACCTACAAGTGAAGGTGAAACTGAAAATATAACAATTAATGTTGTTGTGAAAGCAAAAGAAGGTTATAAAATTAAAGATGGAGAAGAAACTGAATTCTCTGTTAATGCAAAAATTAAAATTCCTTTAAAAGAAGTTTCAACAAGTGGTGTAAAAGCTGCATTAGATGCAACTACAAGTGGGAAAGAATTTGATAATAAACAACAAGCTATTGAAGCTGTAAAAGCAGTTAAATTAGCAGAAGGTTTAGAACTTGTTGGTGATCCTACAACTAAAGGTGAAACTGAAGATATAACAATTGATGTTGTTGTGAAAGCAAAAGAAGGTTATAAAATTAAAGATGGAGAAGAAACTGAATTCTCTGTTAATGCAAAAATTAAAATCCCTTTAAAAGAAGTTTCAACAAGTGGTGTTCAAAGTGCATTAGAAGCAACCACAAGTGGAAAAGAATTTGACAATAAGCAAAAAGCTATTGAAGCTGTAAAAAATGCTCAATTAGTAGAAGGTTTAGAAGTTGTTGGTGATCCTACAACTAAAGGTGAAACTGAAGATATAACAATTGATGTTGTTGTGAAAGCAAAAGAAGGTTATAAAATTAAAGATGGAGAAGAAACTGAATTCTCTGTTAATGCAAAAATTAAAATCCCTTTAAAAGAAGTTTCAACAAGTGGTGTTCAAAGTGCATTAGAAGCAACCACAAGTGGAAAAGAATTTGACAATAAGCAAAAAGCTATTGAAGCTGTAAAAAATGCTCAATTAGTAGAAGGTTTAGAAGTTGTTGGTGATCCTACAACTAAAGGTGAAACTGAAGATATAACAATTGATGTTGTTGTGAAAGCAAAAGAAGGTTATAAAATTAAAGATGGAGAAGAAACTGAATTCTCTGTTAATGCAAAAATTAAAATCCCTTTAAAAGAAGTTTCAACAAGTGGTGTTCAAAGTGCATTAGAAGCAACCACAAGTGGAAAAGAATTTGACAATAAACAAAAAGCTATTGAAGCTGTAAAAAATGCTCAATTAGTAGAAGGTTTAGAATTCGATGGTGAACCTACAAGTGAAGGTGAAACTGAAAATATAACAATTAATGTTGTTGTGAAAGCAACAGAAGGTTATGCTATTAAGACTGGAGAAGAAACTGAATTCTCTGTTAGTGCAAAAATTAAAATTCCTTTAAAAGAAGTTTCAACAAGTGGTGTTCAAAGTGCATTAGAATTAGCTACAAGTGGAAAAGAATTTGATAATAAACAACAAGCTATTGAAGCTGTAAAAAATGCTCAATTAGTAGAAGGTTTAGAACTTGTTGGTGAACCTACAAGTGAAGGTGAAACTGAAGATATAACTATTAAAGTTGTTGTGAAAGCAAAAGATGGTTATGTTATTATGACTGGAGAAGAAACTACTTTCTCAGTTGCTGCTAAAATTAAATCAGCTTAG
- a CDS encoding MutH/Sau3AI family endonuclease, protein MDDKQYKQDLLEVFEVAQKAIGKTLRELAGNNLDRIRYFYNKEKVKHVIQQAVFDIGLMSKMEYTFEDLQLELKPVALKYNKYGELIVKERMVLNDIYYDEIVNETFKTSRFINKNQLLLIMTYIHDYEKDFLDYKIKDAFIIDISRQKEFFLIVNDWLAIQEKVKKGKAEDLNEGFTNILSASTKSQNRIDLKKQPYSNVLVRFRNYSFNINFLKEIISKKIRKIDYLNEIFEEKEVNDIADFKNEQIEEYLTSIIGTDISKYTQSKANQWHQMAFENYLKEHNRAMYDFIKVTNYKLIHKLTDNSNLQEQISTNYELDPFEILNDEFEESTFYQDIILKTYIVIMIDKTNNQVLNFKLFRLSDENIKKAQSVFYNARKEIQRIISLGITKDIDPNFTKIKDNLAIHLRKSKKANNTIYKVNDKEFEIPAYEFWINKDVIFE, encoded by the coding sequence ATGGATGATAAACAATATAAACAAGACTTATTAGAAGTCTTTGAAGTAGCACAAAAAGCTATTGGCAAAACATTAAGAGAATTAGCTGGTAATAATTTAGATAGAATAAGATACTTTTATAATAAAGAAAAAGTAAAACATGTTATTCAACAAGCTGTTTTTGACATTGGTTTAATGAGTAAAATGGAATATACCTTTGAAGATCTACAATTAGAATTAAAACCAGTTGCATTAAAATATAATAAATATGGGGAATTAATTGTAAAAGAAAGAATGGTATTAAATGACATTTATTACGATGAAATCGTTAATGAAACATTTAAAACAAGTAGATTTATTAATAAAAATCAATTATTGCTAATCATGACCTATATTCATGATTATGAAAAAGACTTTTTAGATTATAAAATTAAAGATGCTTTTATTATTGATATTAGTCGACAAAAAGAATTCTTTTTAATTGTTAATGATTGATTAGCAATTCAAGAAAAAGTTAAAAAAGGTAAAGCTGAAGATTTAAATGAAGGATTTACAAATATTTTGTCAGCTTCAACAAAAAGTCAAAATAGAATTGATTTAAAAAAACAACCCTATTCAAATGTTTTAGTAAGATTTAGAAACTATTCATTTAATATTAATTTCTTAAAAGAAATTATTTCAAAAAAAATCAGAAAGATTGATTATTTAAATGAAATATTTGAAGAAAAAGAAGTTAATGATATTGCAGATTTTAAAAATGAACAAATTGAAGAGTATCTAACAAGTATTATTGGTACAGACATCTCTAAATATACCCAATCAAAAGCTAACCAATGACACCAAATGGCTTTTGAAAATTATTTAAAAGAACATAATAGAGCAATGTATGACTTTATTAAAGTAACTAATTATAAGTTAATTCATAAATTAACTGATAATAGTAACCTTCAAGAACAAATCTCAACCAATTATGAATTAGATCCTTTTGAAATTTTAAATGATGAATTTGAAGAAAGTACATTTTATCAAGATATAATTTTAAAAACCTATATTGTAATAATGATTGATAAGACAAATAACCAGGTTTTAAACTTTAAGTTATTTAGACTAAGTGACGAAAATATTAAAAAAGCTCAAAGTGTTTTTTACAATGCAAGAAAAGAAATTCAAAGAATTATATCTCTTGGTATAACAAAAGATATTGATCCAAATTTTACTAAAATTAAAGATAACTTAGCTATTCATTTAAGAAAAAGTAAAAAAGCAAATAACACAATTTATAAGGTAAATGATAAAGAATTTGAAATTCCAGCATATGAATTTTGAATCAATAAGGATGTCATTTTTGAATAA
- a CDS encoding AAA family ATPase — protein sequence MQVKIKEFGPISNLSFISEKNSMVIITGDNATGKTTLLKILKVYNQTIEITSDINLDNQKMDFIEAIIKRINGLNREIERLLNIQIEDLKNDNNYEISKFEEIINYLGGIISNYLKVIFKNPIGALFNVLQNLSNISERIEKIKEEFDKIENLVNFYIVNYDNRENLLNRFAKIIYKKLIELNFKDFIKNDEFEIVIKDDKNSLYHNKENVDFSISYFNKITGRVKYISNLNEITNGIDMIDNNIRLSFVDSELEGFLFEFEENKGNYFTKENKFIGRHSLSFNKNGYEWLADEDSNVKNNEQEREKILKLIKDLLSKMDPNLDLNKLKTNDNIFNKDNDYSLSNGLKTVLGLYFFIENASDLVLNAMFFDEIEVSLNSFSQIDLINIIIQLQKNFFSDLFITTHSPYVVSAFRKFEKQEDKNTYIFFERIEGKNFAYVSNNCLEILTRFSSTYDYMEDLKNEY from the coding sequence ATGCAAGTGAAAATAAAAGAATTTGGTCCAATTAGTAATTTATCTTTTATATCTGAAAAGAATTCAATGGTAATAATAACAGGAGATAATGCCACTGGAAAAACAACTTTATTAAAAATATTGAAAGTATATAATCAAACAATAGAGATTACATCTGACATAAATTTAGATAATCAAAAAATGGATTTTATTGAAGCTATTATCAAAAGAATTAATGGCTTAAATAGAGAAATTGAGAGACTTTTAAATATTCAAATAGAAGATTTAAAAAATGACAATAATTATGAAATTAGTAAATTTGAAGAAATTATAAATTATTTAGGAGGAATAATAAGTAACTATCTTAAAGTCATATTTAAAAATCCTATTGGAGCTCTTTTTAATGTTTTGCAAAACTTATCTAATATTTCTGAAAGAATAGAAAAAATTAAAGAAGAGTTTGATAAAATTGAAAATCTAGTTAATTTTTATATTGTAAATTATGATAATAGAGAAAATTTACTTAATAGATTTGCTAAAATAATTTATAAAAAATTAATAGAGTTAAATTTTAAGGACTTTATTAAAAATGATGAATTTGAAATAGTTATTAAAGATGATAAAAATTCTCTTTATCATAATAAAGAGAATGTGGACTTTAGTATTTCATATTTTAATAAAATTACTGGAAGAGTAAAATATATATCAAATTTGAATGAAATAACAAATGGAATAGATATGATTGATAATAATATTAGACTAAGTTTTGTAGATAGCGAACTGGAAGGGTTTTTATTTGAGTTTGAGGAAAATAAAGGTAATTATTTTACAAAAGAAAATAAATTTATAGGAAGACATAGTCTTTCATTTAATAAAAATGGTTATGAATGATTAGCTGATGAAGATTCAAATGTAAAAAATAATGAACAAGAAAGAGAAAAGATACTAAAATTAATTAAGGACTTATTGTCTAAAATGGATCCAAATTTAGATCTTAATAAACTTAAAACAAATGATAATATTTTTAATAAAGATAATGACTATAGTTTATCTAATGGATTAAAAACTGTTTTAGGCTTATATTTTTTCATTGAAAATGCAAGTGATTTAGTACTTAATGCCATGTTTTTTGATGAGATTGAAGTTTCATTAAATTCTTTTTCACAAATTGATTTAATTAACATTATTATTCAATTACAAAAAAATTTTTTCTCAGATTTATTTATAACAACTCATAGTCCTTATGTTGTTAGTGCCTTTAGAAAATTTGAGAAGCAAGAAGATAAAAATACTTATATATTTTTTGAACGCATTGAAGGTAAGAATTTTGCATATGTTTCAAATAATTGTTTAGAGATTTTGACAAGATTTTCTTCTACTTATGATTATATGGAGGATTTAAAAAATGAATATTAA
- a CDS encoding alanine--tRNA ligase-related protein, with protein sequence MLKNFKGYQLNEIETSVTEFINKEKFTLMYLKETVFFPESAGQISDKGVIIFNKKEYKVLGLAISEDKVVHKVELIKDIKVGSQVIAKLDKNHRDLVSQNHSAAHLLFDTLREIFPTSIGKGYFNDESGLRMDMYIEQKISWSNIYELNNIVKQKMTTNAKKEEFIVDAKTAIEKYNLAIEFNQKQLEGDLRIVKFDNASIQLCSGTHVNSLKDIEDFLITSYESKGSGVYRFYAKTKNFEINLAYNSFCETEFKEVEQLILKYSNLKKHGKDDNVEMMLSAWVHLTKKYSKQKETSWQDYIKFKSLATDLKIQIPDFLNEIDSKKKDLLYKKYKDISPTSSLDYNLFLIEESFLENKDLNFIADLILKNNSNAFVEVFDLTSKIYLCKSNSKINALEKMLNHLTFEIKGGGNDKTAQGKIIIKSFNAPLN encoded by the coding sequence ATGTTAAAAAATTTTAAAGGGTATCAACTAAATGAAATTGAAACAAGTGTGACAGAATTCATTAATAAAGAAAAATTTACATTAATGTATTTGAAAGAAACAGTATTCTTTCCAGAATCTGCAGGACAAATTAGTGATAAAGGAGTTATCATATTTAATAAAAAAGAATATAAAGTCCTTGGACTAGCTATTAGTGAAGATAAAGTAGTACATAAAGTAGAGTTAATTAAAGATATTAAAGTAGGGTCACAAGTAATAGCCAAGTTAGATAAAAATCACAGAGATCTTGTTAGTCAAAATCACAGTGCAGCTCATTTACTTTTTGACACTTTACGTGAAATTTTTCCTACCAGTATTGGTAAAGGATATTTCAATGATGAAAGTGGTTTAAGAATGGATATGTATATTGAGCAAAAAATTTCTTGATCAAATATTTATGAACTAAATAATATAGTAAAACAGAAAATGACAACTAATGCCAAAAAAGAAGAGTTTATTGTCGATGCAAAAACTGCAATAGAAAAATATAATTTAGCAATTGAATTTAATCAAAAACAATTAGAAGGTGACTTAAGAATTGTAAAGTTTGATAATGCTTCAATTCAACTTTGTAGTGGAACACATGTTAATTCTTTAAAAGATATTGAAGATTTTCTGATTACAAGTTATGAATCAAAGGGAAGTGGTGTTTATCGTTTCTATGCTAAAACAAAAAACTTTGAAATTAACTTAGCATATAATAGTTTTTGTGAAACAGAATTTAAAGAAGTTGAACAACTTATTTTAAAATATAGTAATTTAAAAAAGCATGGCAAAGATGATAATGTCGAAATGATGTTAAGTGCATGAGTACACTTAACAAAAAAATACAGTAAGCAAAAAGAAACTAGTTGACAAGATTATATAAAATTTAAATCATTGGCAACTGATTTAAAAATTCAAATCCCAGATTTTTTAAATGAAATTGATTCTAAAAAGAAAGATTTACTATATAAAAAATATAAAGATATTAGTCCAACTTCATCACTAGATTATAATTTATTTTTAATAGAAGAATCTTTTTTAGAAAATAAGGATTTAAATTTTATTGCAGATTTAATTTTAAAAAATAATAGTAATGCCTTTGTTGAAGTATTTGATTTAACTTCAAAAATTTATTTATGTAAATCAAACTCTAAAATTAATGCTTTAGAAAAAATGTTGAATCATTTAACTTTTGAAATTAAAGGTGGAGGAAATGATAAAACTGCCCAAGGAAAAATTATAATTAAAAGTTTCAATGCACCACTTAATTAA
- a CDS encoding GIY-YIG nuclease family protein → MKNLFFIKTIFNIRNKKAEIAFKKKNFLNLDLSNDNEIANFYSLEQSYKFMKEIGPRGGIKRYTIKESNKINPFIESLEFNKFNNLNEYSSYQIDKRRQASDLDQKLAKENKKGGFILLTSIISFLLIFLFGISLMINLSNDKPMNNFLLVMLPLSFIVSLSFLIWYCLLLNYLRNLFHNFYCNIEIINKETYFNLKYKVLEKNDNSLDIFFNIKRGISFNNIKNGLYQNSNQGIYGIKIINNNQKDTYKIPIYIGQANNIFSRWKQHINSIEKVFYQNRKDLELKYEKIVEYVKHYDLKLENIYFFILEENLSQISWSREELKQLETNWIKDTNSGSRGFNAIR, encoded by the coding sequence ATGAAAAATTTATTTTTTATTAAAACTATTTTTAATATTAGAAATAAAAAAGCAGAAATTGCTTTTAAGAAAAAAAATTTTTTAAATTTAGATTTATCTAATGATAATGAAATAGCAAATTTTTATTCCTTAGAACAAAGTTATAAATTTATGAAAGAAATTGGACCAAGAGGTGGAATAAAGAGATATACAATAAAAGAATCTAATAAAATAAATCCTTTCATTGAAAGTTTAGAGTTTAATAAGTTTAATAATTTGAACGAATATAGTTCATATCAAATAGATAAAAGAAGACAAGCAAGTGATTTAGATCAAAAACTGGCAAAGGAAAATAAAAAGGGTGGTTTTATCCTTTTAACATCAATAATAAGTTTTCTACTTATATTTTTATTTGGCATTTCATTAATGATAAATCTTTCTAATGATAAACCTATGAACAATTTTTTACTTGTTATGTTACCACTCTCTTTTATAGTATCTTTATCATTTCTTATTTGATATTGTCTCTTATTAAATTATTTACGTAATTTATTTCATAATTTTTATTGTAATATTGAAATAATAAATAAGGAAACATACTTTAATTTAAAGTATAAAGTACTTGAAAAAAATGATAATTCTTTAGATATTTTTTTTAATATAAAAAGAGGTATTAGTTTTAATAATATAAAAAATGGCTTATATCAAAATAGTAATCAAGGTATTTATGGAATAAAAATTATAAATAATAATCAAAAAGATACTTATAAAATTCCAATCTATATTGGTCAAGCAAATAATATTTTTAGTAGATGAAAACAACATATTAATAGTATAGAAAAAGTTTTCTATCAGAATAGAAAAGATTTAGAACTAAAATATGAAAAAATAGTTGAGTATGTAAAACACTATGACTTAAAATTAGAAAACATTTACTTCTTTATTTTAGAAGAAAACTTATCACAGATAAGTTGATCAAGAGAAGAATTAAAGCAGTTAGAAACTAATTGAATAAAGGATACAAATTCTGGTTCAAGAGGTTTTAACGCTATTAGATAG